From the genome of Synchiropus splendidus isolate RoL2022-P1 chromosome 17, RoL_Sspl_1.0, whole genome shotgun sequence, one region includes:
- the LOC128748259 gene encoding sodium/calcium exchanger 2-like isoform X2, whose amino-acid sequence MMGPLPAYIPAFLLLSLVLVCDPCASYSPALVHRGQSQEQFHESPNTSYSGRRSCPGTVICQPGILLPVWLPLNPPPGEQAGRAVIYFLSLMYIFLGVSIIADRFMASIEVITSQEKEVTITKPDGERTVHTVRIWNETVSNLTLMALGSSAPEILLSVIEVCGHGFNAGDLGPGTIVGSAAFNMFVIIGFCVVVIPEGETRKIKHLRVFFITAFWSIFAYIWLYLILAVISPGVVEVWEAIVTLLYFPVCVLLAWIADRRLLFYKYMHKEYRADKRHGIVVEMEGDTEPKGIDVVVDGKMADGAPCAGNSSSVTVSVQTGHELDQNKDEVVQILKDLKVKHPDKDLDQLIEMANYSALVHRKKSRAFYRVQVTRMMIGAGNILRRHAVERARRSGVQGSDKATCSHICFESAQYQCTENCGTLSLWVVLDGGEGLNTFYVDYCTENGSANAGADYEFSQGTLVFKPGETKKEIKVGILDDDIFEEDEHFFVRLQNLRLEESGAEGTGTPPKARLVEPQVATVTILDDDHAGIFTFSQKVLQVSESTERLAVTVVRNSGSRGTVAVPYHTVDGSARAGVDYQQVAGELSFANEQTSQTIEVPIINVGEPEKRENFFVVLEEPKWLKRGLSGKPSPEEEEARRISEMGKPILGEHSRIEVIIEESSELKSTVEKLLTETNMAVVVGSQSWREQFIEAVTVSAGDADEDGQEQRLPSCFDYFMHVFCVFWKILFAFVPPTQYWNGWACFIVSISIIGILTAIIGDLASHFGCTVGLRDSVTAVVFVALGTSLPDAFASKVAATQDPYADASVGNVTGSNAVNVFLGIGVAWSIAAIYHHINGHVFQVEPGSLAFSVTLFTIFAFIAMGVLLLRRRPSIGGELGGPRVPKVLTALLFFGLWFLYILFSSLEAYCHITGF is encoded by the exons ATGATGGGACCCCTCCCCGCCTACATTCCCgcattcctcctcctctccctggtCCTTGTGTGTGACCCCTGCGCCTCCTACAGTCCTGCACTTGTGCATCGAGGTCAGAGCCAGGAACAGTTTCACGAAAGTCCCAATACATCATATTCCGGCAGACGGTCGTGCCCTGGCACTGTGATCTGTCAGCCCGGGATCCTGCTCCCAGTCTGGCTTCCGCTGAACCCTCCGCCTGGGGAGCAAGCTGGACGAGCGGTCATCTACTTCTTGAGCCTCATGTACATATTTCTGGGTGTATCCATCATCGCGGACCGCTTCATGGCTTCAATAGAAGTCATCACATCTCAG GAAAAAGAAGTGACCATTACAAAACCCGATGGAGAGAGGACAGTGCACACAGTGCGGATCTGGAACGAGACGGTGTCCAACCTCACCCTCATGGCTCTGGGCTCCTCTGCTCCAGAGATCTTGCTCTCTGTCATCGAG GTTTGTGGACACGGCTTCAACGCTGGCGATCTCGGCCCGGGCACCATTGTGGGCAGTGCCGCCTTCAACATGTTTGTTATCATCGGTTTCTGTGTGGTGGTCATCCCTGAGGGAGAGACCCGGAAGATCAAGCACCTGCGAGTGTTCTTCATCACAGCGTTCTGGAGCATCTTCGCCTACATTTGGCTCTACCTCATACTGGCTGTCATCTCCCCTGGAGTTGTAGAG GTTTGGGAGGCCATAGTGACCCTGCTCTATttccctgtgtgtgtgctcttgGCCTGGATCGCTGATCGTCGCCTACTCTTCTACAAATACATGCACAAGGAGTACCGAGCTGACAAGCGGCACGGCATTGTGGTGGAAATGGAAGGTGACACGGAGCCCAAAGGCATTGACGTGGTGGTGGACGGAAAAATGGCAGACGGAGCGCCGTGTGCTGGCAACTCATCCAGCGTGACCGTGTCTGTGCAGACGGGCCACGAGCTGGATCAGAACAAAGACGAG gtggTCCAGATACTAAAAGATCTTAAGGTCAAACATCCAGACAAAGACCTCGACCAGTTGATCGAGATGGCCAACTACTCCGCTCTGGTCCATCGGAAGAAGAGCCGGGCCTTCTACAGAGTTCAAGTAACACGCATGATGATCGGGGCTGGGAATATTCTACGGAGGCACGCAGTTGAGCGGGCCCGGCGCTCCGGAGTGCAGGGCAGCGACAAGGCCACATGCTCACACATCTGCTTTGAAAGTGCCCAGTACCAGTGTACGGAGAACTGTGGGACCCTCAGCCTCTGGGTGGTCCTGGACGGTGGCGAGGGCCTGAACACCTTCTATGTGGACTACTGCACAGAGAACGGTTCTGCCAATGCTGGAGCCGACTACGAGTTCAGCCAGGGAACGTTGGTGTTTAAGCCAGGGGAGACCAAGAAAGAAATTAAG GTAGGAATCTTGGACGACGACATCTTCGAGGAGGACGAGCATTTCTTTGTGCGTCTTCAGAACCTCAGATTAGAGGAAAGTGGTGCTGAAGGGACTGGCACGCCGCCCAAGGCGCGGCTGGTGGAGCCGCAGGTTGCCACGGTCACAATCTTGGACGACGACCACGCAGGCATTTTCACTTTCAGTCAGAAGGTCCTGCAGGTGAGTGAGAGCACGGAGAGGCTGGCAGTGACCGTGGTCAGGAACTCCGGCTCAAGAGGAACCGTCGCCGTGCCGTACCACACCGTGGACGGCTCCGCCAGGGCTGGAGTGGACTACCAGCAGGTCGCTGGAGAGCTGAGCTTCGCCAATGAGCAGACTAG TCAGACAATTGAAGTGCCGATCATCAACGTCGGGGAGCCAGAGAAGAGGGAGAACTTCTTTGTGGTGTTGGAGGAGCCCAAGTGGTTAAAGAGAGGTCTTTCTG GCAaacccagtcctgaggaggaggaagccagACGCATCTCAGAGATGGGGAAACCCATTTTGGGAGAGCACAGCAGGATTGAGGTCATCATTGAAGAGTCCAGTGAGTTGAAG AGCACTGTTGAAAAGCTCCTGACAGAGACCAACATGGCTGTTGTGGTGGGCTCCCAGTCATGGAGAGAACAGTTCATCGAGGCTGTGACTGTCAGCGCAG GGGACGCAGACGAGGACGGGCAAGAGCAGAGACTGCCGAGCTGCTTCGACTACTTCATGCACGTCTTTTGCGTTTTCTGGAAGATACTGTTTGCCTTTGTCCCGCCGACGCAGTACTGGAACGGCTGGGCCTGTTTCATCGTGTCAATTTCCATTATTGGTATATTAACAGCCATTATCGGAGACCTGGCATCTCATTTTGGCTGCACCGTTGGCCTGAGAGACTCAGTGACTGCTGTCGTGTTCGTGGCTCTGGGGACTTCACTTCCAG ACGCCTTCGCCAGTAAAGTGGCTGCAACTCAGGATCCATATGCGGACGCATCAGTTGGAAACGTGACCGGAAGTAATGCTGTTaatgtgtttctgggcattggGGTGGCTTGGTCTATAGCTGCCATATACCATCATATCAATGGACATGTTTTCCAAGTGGAACCCGGTTCACTGGCCTTCTCCGTCACACTCTTCACTATTTTTGCCTTCATCGCAATGGGCGTGTTGCTGCTACGCCGGAGACCGTCCATAGGTGGAGAACTCGGGGGGCCTCGGGTCCCCAAAGTCCTCACCGCACTGCTTTTCTTTGGACTTTGGTTTCTCTATATTCTCTTCTCCAGCTTGGAGGCCTACTGCCATATAACAGGCTTCTAA
- the LOC128748259 gene encoding sodium/calcium exchanger 2-like isoform X1: MMGPLPAYIPAFLLLSLVLVCDPCASYSPALVHRGQSQEQFHESPNTSYSGRRSCPGTVICQPGILLPVWLPLNPPPGEQAGRAVIYFLSLMYIFLGVSIIADRFMASIEVITSQEKEVTITKPDGERTVHTVRIWNETVSNLTLMALGSSAPEILLSVIEVCGHGFNAGDLGPGTIVGSAAFNMFVIIGFCVVVIPEGETRKIKHLRVFFITAFWSIFAYIWLYLILAVISPGVVEVWEAIVTLLYFPVCVLLAWIADRRLLFYKYMHKEYRADKRHGIVVEMEGDTEPKGIDVVVDGKMADGAPCAGNSSSVTVSVQTGHELDQNKDEVVQILKDLKVKHPDKDLDQLIEMANYSALVHRKKSRAFYRVQVTRMMIGAGNILRRHAVERARRSGVQGSDKATCSHICFESAQYQCTENCGTLSLWVVLDGGEGLNTFYVDYCTENGSANAGADYEFSQGTLVFKPGETKKEIKVGILDDDIFEEDEHFFVRLQNLRLEESGAEGTGTPPKARLVEPQVATVTILDDDHAGIFTFSQKVLQVSESTERLAVTVVRNSGSRGTVAVPYHTVDGSARAGVDYQQVAGELSFANEQTSQTIEVPIINVGEPEKRENFFVVLEEPKWLKRGLSALLLNQGKPSPEEEEARRISEMGKPILGEHSRIEVIIEESSELKSTVEKLLTETNMAVVVGSQSWREQFIEAVTVSAGDADEDGQEQRLPSCFDYFMHVFCVFWKILFAFVPPTQYWNGWACFIVSISIIGILTAIIGDLASHFGCTVGLRDSVTAVVFVALGTSLPDAFASKVAATQDPYADASVGNVTGSNAVNVFLGIGVAWSIAAIYHHINGHVFQVEPGSLAFSVTLFTIFAFIAMGVLLLRRRPSIGGELGGPRVPKVLTALLFFGLWFLYILFSSLEAYCHITGF; encoded by the exons ATGATGGGACCCCTCCCCGCCTACATTCCCgcattcctcctcctctccctggtCCTTGTGTGTGACCCCTGCGCCTCCTACAGTCCTGCACTTGTGCATCGAGGTCAGAGCCAGGAACAGTTTCACGAAAGTCCCAATACATCATATTCCGGCAGACGGTCGTGCCCTGGCACTGTGATCTGTCAGCCCGGGATCCTGCTCCCAGTCTGGCTTCCGCTGAACCCTCCGCCTGGGGAGCAAGCTGGACGAGCGGTCATCTACTTCTTGAGCCTCATGTACATATTTCTGGGTGTATCCATCATCGCGGACCGCTTCATGGCTTCAATAGAAGTCATCACATCTCAG GAAAAAGAAGTGACCATTACAAAACCCGATGGAGAGAGGACAGTGCACACAGTGCGGATCTGGAACGAGACGGTGTCCAACCTCACCCTCATGGCTCTGGGCTCCTCTGCTCCAGAGATCTTGCTCTCTGTCATCGAG GTTTGTGGACACGGCTTCAACGCTGGCGATCTCGGCCCGGGCACCATTGTGGGCAGTGCCGCCTTCAACATGTTTGTTATCATCGGTTTCTGTGTGGTGGTCATCCCTGAGGGAGAGACCCGGAAGATCAAGCACCTGCGAGTGTTCTTCATCACAGCGTTCTGGAGCATCTTCGCCTACATTTGGCTCTACCTCATACTGGCTGTCATCTCCCCTGGAGTTGTAGAG GTTTGGGAGGCCATAGTGACCCTGCTCTATttccctgtgtgtgtgctcttgGCCTGGATCGCTGATCGTCGCCTACTCTTCTACAAATACATGCACAAGGAGTACCGAGCTGACAAGCGGCACGGCATTGTGGTGGAAATGGAAGGTGACACGGAGCCCAAAGGCATTGACGTGGTGGTGGACGGAAAAATGGCAGACGGAGCGCCGTGTGCTGGCAACTCATCCAGCGTGACCGTGTCTGTGCAGACGGGCCACGAGCTGGATCAGAACAAAGACGAG gtggTCCAGATACTAAAAGATCTTAAGGTCAAACATCCAGACAAAGACCTCGACCAGTTGATCGAGATGGCCAACTACTCCGCTCTGGTCCATCGGAAGAAGAGCCGGGCCTTCTACAGAGTTCAAGTAACACGCATGATGATCGGGGCTGGGAATATTCTACGGAGGCACGCAGTTGAGCGGGCCCGGCGCTCCGGAGTGCAGGGCAGCGACAAGGCCACATGCTCACACATCTGCTTTGAAAGTGCCCAGTACCAGTGTACGGAGAACTGTGGGACCCTCAGCCTCTGGGTGGTCCTGGACGGTGGCGAGGGCCTGAACACCTTCTATGTGGACTACTGCACAGAGAACGGTTCTGCCAATGCTGGAGCCGACTACGAGTTCAGCCAGGGAACGTTGGTGTTTAAGCCAGGGGAGACCAAGAAAGAAATTAAG GTAGGAATCTTGGACGACGACATCTTCGAGGAGGACGAGCATTTCTTTGTGCGTCTTCAGAACCTCAGATTAGAGGAAAGTGGTGCTGAAGGGACTGGCACGCCGCCCAAGGCGCGGCTGGTGGAGCCGCAGGTTGCCACGGTCACAATCTTGGACGACGACCACGCAGGCATTTTCACTTTCAGTCAGAAGGTCCTGCAGGTGAGTGAGAGCACGGAGAGGCTGGCAGTGACCGTGGTCAGGAACTCCGGCTCAAGAGGAACCGTCGCCGTGCCGTACCACACCGTGGACGGCTCCGCCAGGGCTGGAGTGGACTACCAGCAGGTCGCTGGAGAGCTGAGCTTCGCCAATGAGCAGACTAG TCAGACAATTGAAGTGCCGATCATCAACGTCGGGGAGCCAGAGAAGAGGGAGAACTTCTTTGTGGTGTTGGAGGAGCCCAAGTGGTTAAAGAGAGGTCTTTCTG CTCTTCTGCTAAATCAGG GCAaacccagtcctgaggaggaggaagccagACGCATCTCAGAGATGGGGAAACCCATTTTGGGAGAGCACAGCAGGATTGAGGTCATCATTGAAGAGTCCAGTGAGTTGAAG AGCACTGTTGAAAAGCTCCTGACAGAGACCAACATGGCTGTTGTGGTGGGCTCCCAGTCATGGAGAGAACAGTTCATCGAGGCTGTGACTGTCAGCGCAG GGGACGCAGACGAGGACGGGCAAGAGCAGAGACTGCCGAGCTGCTTCGACTACTTCATGCACGTCTTTTGCGTTTTCTGGAAGATACTGTTTGCCTTTGTCCCGCCGACGCAGTACTGGAACGGCTGGGCCTGTTTCATCGTGTCAATTTCCATTATTGGTATATTAACAGCCATTATCGGAGACCTGGCATCTCATTTTGGCTGCACCGTTGGCCTGAGAGACTCAGTGACTGCTGTCGTGTTCGTGGCTCTGGGGACTTCACTTCCAG ACGCCTTCGCCAGTAAAGTGGCTGCAACTCAGGATCCATATGCGGACGCATCAGTTGGAAACGTGACCGGAAGTAATGCTGTTaatgtgtttctgggcattggGGTGGCTTGGTCTATAGCTGCCATATACCATCATATCAATGGACATGTTTTCCAAGTGGAACCCGGTTCACTGGCCTTCTCCGTCACACTCTTCACTATTTTTGCCTTCATCGCAATGGGCGTGTTGCTGCTACGCCGGAGACCGTCCATAGGTGGAGAACTCGGGGGGCCTCGGGTCCCCAAAGTCCTCACCGCACTGCTTTTCTTTGGACTTTGGTTTCTCTATATTCTCTTCTCCAGCTTGGAGGCCTACTGCCATATAACAGGCTTCTAA